Within the Salinimonas marina genome, the region GGTGCAATAGCCGAGGTTAGCAAGAACAAAAAGGCAGCCTGGCCATTGGGCGTAGCAACACTGGGAAGGTTGGTACCGGTATTGATGGCTACGGCCAGCAAATCAAACTGATCACGGGTTATCTGGCCTTCGTTTAAGGCGGCAGTGATCTCGGTTATGTAGACGGAACCCACAAATACATTGTCGGAAACCATCGACAGCACACCGTTAGCAAGATAGAACATTACCAGCTGGGTTTTACCCTCAAAGCTCAACACCCAGTGAATTACCGGCTGGAACAATCCCTGGTCAATAATCACGGCCACCACCCCAAAAAATACACACAGTAGCGCGGTAAACGGCAATGCTTCTTCAAAGGCTTTGCCTAAAGCATGTTCTTCAATAATGCCACTCATTGAGGTGGCCAGAATAATTACCGACAAACCAATCAAACCGACCGAGGCAAAATGGCCGGCTAGTCCGACTATCAACCATACGCCGATAAGCGCCTGTACCGCTAAGCGGGCTTTATCGCGCTTGGTTCGCTCCTGGTCCGAGTGAGTGTCATAGTCAACCAGAATTTCACGTACGGCGGGTGACAGTTTAGCCCCGTAACCGCACAGTTTGGTTTTTTCAAGCACAAAGGTGGTCGCCAGGCCGAAGACAAAAACAGGTAAAGTGATAGGCGACATACGAATGAAAAATTCGAGGAAATTCCATCCGGCTTTATCGGCGATAATCAGGTTTTGCGGTTCGCCTACCATGGTCATGACACCCCCAAGGGCGGTACCTACCGCAGAGTGCATCATCAGATTACGTAAAAATGCCCGAAAATCTTCTAAATCGTTTTTACCCAGTTCGTGCACCTTGTCATCACTGGTGTGGTCATGATCATGATGAAATTCCTTACCCGACGCCACTTTATGATAAATCGTATAGAAGCCCAGTCCGACACTGATGATCACCGCCACTACCGTCAGTGCGTCTAAAAACGCTGACAAAAATGCCGACGCGGCGATAAAGCAAATGGACAGCGTCGTTTTATTGCGAACTTTGATGACCAGCTTGGTGAACAGGTACATCAGCAAGTCTTTCATAAAATAAATACCGGCCACCATAAAGACCAGTAATAATAAGACTTCCAGATTAACCTGAATCTCATGCAGCATATGTTCAGGCGAGGTCATGCCGATAAACATCGCCTCTATCAGCAGTAATCCTCCAGGCTGTAGGGGTAGCATTTTAAAGCCATCGCCAGCGTAAAAATAAACTGAATAACCAGCACCCAGCCCGCCAGGTAACTGTCGAACATAAATATAAACGGGTTGGCGATTAGACAGCCGATGATGGCTTTTTTGTACCAGTCCGGTGCATGCCCCAGAAAATTCCGGTACAGCGCCACAGGCATGGAGGTTTGCATGATTTAAATCCTTCTACCAATCGTAGACATGTGTTGTGTGAAAATAAAAGATGTCACTTTCCGTAGGCGTAATGCCGGGCCAGCGATAATAATCAGGTCATTGCCGCGCTAATACGGGCGTACCTAAGCCTAGCGTAAATTTTTAACCTGCGGAAGGCAGTAGCGCCAATAAAGCACGAAATTAGCTTTTGTTCCAGGCATCTGATTATACGTATGTTTTTTTGAAGAATATGTTTAGCCACGAAACTGTATCGGGATGTTAACGTTGGTGGTAGTTGGTGCGCCTTTTGAGTCTTGCATCAGACCCTCGAATAGCGACCTGCTCCAGGTTTTTCGCGAACCGCCTCGCGGCTTGTGCCGTTCCATGGTTTTACTTTCAGCACCACCCGATAAAACTGGGACTTACTGAATACGGGTAGCTAACAGCAATCCAACATTGTATTTGGTCAAAGATAATCTTTAATCTTGATTAAGCCATAATAAACAGAGGAAGATTTATGTCCGCTAGCAAATTCACTGGTACGCACCGAACATTAACGCTTACAGCAATCCGAGAAAGATGGATAAGTAATGCTGGATTGTTTGCACTATCTTGTAAGGATTGAAATGCAGAATACCATTCGCCAATGGGTACATCGTGTTGAAAGACGCCTGGACCGACTAAAGCATAAATACAAAAGATGGTATGGGTATGCTCCGGTAATTGTGCAGCCGTACATAACTTATGGCACCACTAATGAGTTATGGATTGCCGGTAGGCTGTTAGAAGCAAAAGGTGTGGAGGGAAGCCTTGAGAGTAGTCGCTGGAAAAATCTGGTGCACATGCTACGCCGCTATCAAAGCGATGAAATACCGTTTACGGATATTCATTTAACCTTAGGTGACCAGAGGCGAACTGTGAGCACGGATGCTGATGGTTATTTTCACTATCAGTGGAAAGCACCTGCTGCGGGGAGTGTAAAGCAGCCCTGGACTTGTCTGACGCTGCAAGCTGCTGACCCTGCACTGCCTAAAGCTGAAAAACAAAGTATCGCCGAGGTATCAGTACTCACTGACAGCGCTGAATTTGCCGTTATCAGTGATGTCGACGACACCATCATGCGCACAGGAGCAACCAATCTATTCAGGCATACTAAGACGGTACTGCTGAACAACGCTCACAGTCGGGAGTTGTTTCCTGGGACCTCAGAGTTTTATAACGCATTAAAACAAGGGGGACAGAGAGGTCCTGCAATCCCTTCTTCTATGTGTCGAGTAGCCCCTGGAATATCTACGATCTTATTGCCGAATTTATTGAAATTAATGATTTGCCTAAAGGCCCCGTGTTACTCAAAGATTTTGGTTTACGAGACGATCGCTGGTTTAAAAGCGGTCATGCGAGCTACAAAAAAGACCGCATCGAAGCGATTTTAAAAACCTACCCCCAACTGAAACTTGTGCTGATAGGCGACTCGGGGCAGCACGATGTTTATGCCTATTTAGAAATAGCA harbors:
- a CDS encoding phosphatase domain-containing protein, producing MSSSPWNIYDLIAEFIEINDLPKGPVLLKDFGLRDDRWFKSGHASYKKDRIEAILKTYPQLKLVLIGDSGQHDVYAYLEIAKSHPDRVLAVYIRDLKASSRSKEITIAAKEFVDYGVPFMFVEDAAKAANHAVTLGLVSETAARNVEHSVANAQLAK